A single Syngnathoides biaculeatus isolate LvHL_M chromosome 18, ASM1980259v1, whole genome shotgun sequence DNA region contains:
- the map3k7cl gene encoding MAP3K7 C-terminal-like protein gives MITSTRRVSPDAPEVRISFSLDPTSDARDADDIVQTFPDLEQRLQPVSPCVSLKESVHVYKEHCRMATEYHQVKHDIAALEERKCQLLAELVEDQKVAAEISRLEDEFRRLSEENRTLVTTHGERSRQLQRLRRPDSS, from the exons ATGATCACGTCAACCAGAAGAGTGTCTCCTGATGCACCTGAAGTCCGAATCTCCTTCAGCCTTGACCCCACATCAG ACGCACGAGATGCCGACGATATCGTTCAAACGTTCCCAGATCTCGAACAACGACTTCAG CCCGTGTCGCCGTGCGTGTCCCTGAAGGAGAGCGTGCACGTGTACAAGGAACACTGCAGGATGGCGACGGAGTACCATCAAGTCAAACACGACATCGCCGCCCTGGAGGAGCGCAA GTGTCAGCTTCTGGCCGAGCTGGTGGAGGACCAGAAGGTGGCGGCCGAGATCTCCCGCCTGGAAGACGAGTTCCGCCGTCTGTCGGAGGAAAACCGCACGCTAGTGACGACGCACGGTGAGCGGTCGCGCCAACTGCAGCGGCTACGCAGGCCCGACTCGTCCTGA